In one window of Synchiropus splendidus isolate RoL2022-P1 chromosome 15, RoL_Sspl_1.0, whole genome shotgun sequence DNA:
- the LOC128771741 gene encoding titin homolog isoform X5, which translates to MATMTTEASAVSEADTEGKQKASSAEPEPENEQNPEAAASEPEGEPSNKEVPAPPTKPITVDAATSPDEDLKPRTRTSAGKGLSRLFSNFLKRRSQCSEGEGFEVEKAKEEKADKEDIGEKSEEEKETVKGEEEEKDKPEEAQSEEKDKNEEHVDKKEEIKKTEEKLEKKGSKKKKKEAKKKADEKGTDKVKSSEEKKEEEVKKEEGETEKVEEVDEKGEESSETKEEEKKTSEAKDKGAVAAKEEEKVDKKLVKKKEKEEKVKKKEEEKAKKKAEEEEKLRKKEEEKEKKKEEEKAREAEKLKKKEEEKTKKKEEEEKAKEEKKKKEEEKLKESKRKEEEKLKETKKKEEEKSKEAKKREEEKSKEAKKREEEKSKEAKKKEEEKSKETKKKEEEKSKEAKKKEEEKSKETKKKEEEKDTDPKKKEEKATEAKKKEEKGTDSKKEEKVTDSKKKEEKGGVEKKKEPEKTEEKQKSGKKKDKGKNKGKKEEKQSKGSSEEQVKAPIAAPEPELKTEPETDQVPDQQSTSSADAHAAPGEQKEAADKKDSDAIEEVKEEESEKKEDESEEQEEEADTKESSEEKTKKPAKEKTEKKVEDKGSKKLKTMQCKVTLLDDAVYECELDKHAKGQELFIKVCDHLNLLEKDYFSLAHWETPTSKTWLDPTKEIRKQVPGAVYDLTFNIKFYPPDPSQLTEDLTRYYLCLQLRKDIMLGVLPCSFVTLSLLGSYTAQSELGEYDPEVHGPDYVKELSLAPGQSKELEDKVMELHRTYRSMSPAQADLLFLENAKKLAMYGVDLHQAKDLDGVDITLGVCSSGLMVYKDKLRINRFPWPKVLKISYKRSSFFIKIRPSEQEQYESTIGFKLPNYKASKKLWKVCVEHHTFFRVSTIEPPSSRRFLVLGSKFRYSGRTQAQTRQASSMIDRPAPRFTRSASKRLSRNLDGEETLHLLQQLEGPRRCEVDDWAQILGLDKPQAFFDSPARRTQAYVLQGDERQSFQSESWQGTGSLILTQAGSQPWLLTKEEWPSLLQRLPPFRFVPHFSLAKQPVDSTSASLSSVDRLLQPSLQQQDDWLGYFDNKAPSGDTPPEEGLMAEEQEESRQQLIDRLQETVLLVDALTEQEELERSLREVKDLEERLQGMDQLAERIQDIIEQELGKEEIAKWREKDNEGLIQAPDKDEAVTQTVVTKSSVAADEEEEPIKQAFLIDPLLEDALVAQAKKKSAVEEKDVLMADNLRDRRYHVEQEKVEEEAKVEKEIVMDDIFRDKQRQAEEEWQDQVKKSGLSDVSGSSVIDQSVMAKRVEEVDELEEQIKLVFLKDLLVEDEPKEREAMKDTSVEEKELVKDVILKDKLRQIEEEANTEKQVLMEEKDKYESVTVERVVLMVDDLRDKLGQVDQESERMVNPMVERRVVMYDSLTDKGRQMEEGKTESIVPKTEDLMGDGLRDELQLVEGEKFKEEGITVERVVLMGDILTDKPGLMFDGLTDEVSPREEGKMASNTEEKVQEELEKSGLSGVGATSLTYQSMMKRKVTIVDEKISSLEDYDIVELSGVMSEEDLGNLAQIWVRTEMTQQRNEEVSVAVKSEYPLQLGQQDEWFVLFDRTPYQAIDWPIVTSVRPAEVEEKQYTVSAYAKSTVKEEQSVTVVNILGTDEIQSMPKNVLSQANMDGSDDWHVLLDTVARDTSYVQPVAWGGREQKTQSVKTATEKASKQVVTEEIKGDHPRWLPQAPVEERDDDWFLLLAVVPKVTFDVEPVTSRERYQMDTGSIVAATGSTVEKQIREVVFEEREITDNPLRWLPSIPRPPVEQREDDWFKLLDYMARETRYIAPVKSVTFDEVVTIIKAVERKEEKEIDVKERVAVYQQQAIALPQSVLTTADDWFLLLAVPPHKPLFVPPASIATQVFPQEESVSSVAESEIVLVQEGDAKPSKTVIKTTQEQDVETRELASIAPVFSKTLLNPVEEVLSREFLLSDRGQPSKPVTVRDDDWFLLFDVRQDEAVEKPSVSSARIPPGIRMTAEVDVTTAEAEKWTKIITVNGWQDEACRPEAKAQSISGRSEGKDDDWSLMFDASREPVFLPAVFSPVVYNIKSKQKSTIQEVRPPLKAMEKREVQPRRLSDDWFVLLDVAGKMPAFPAQARTSEMRELKVRTQQSIVIKDQVQMPSRHSVRQVEDDWFTVLDVAQEQSVSVPVPVLLPTQAKVSDAKSWTPMIRPEFERMIVEERQPFKHTHVHADWFVLLDVAPKESVAVTQRGTRPVSAPVFSQAALIEAGIPMAPLEQPQTSTPIKTVIKEEQTLEETVEGVESSKTEVKSAACREQIEVMSAINGDHQSEVTTTDVVRMRKEFDKPQEDLLRHHASISELKRNFMESMPESKPSEWDKRLSTHSPFRTLGVNGQPLPSADGSVRSIPGSGSETKAVHVEPIDSLDITSPTPEVHMVPVAEQSCDLEDIIETPVVPVAEVDVALPALDITVKSLGDKQEEGSDPGLSGSSERIVGSASYFTSEGPRVVRCSQPPLVETQTVTITAVSNSSSSVISTTEVPIVSTQTVTYESSKVKGEGSEEDKDCSSVSTSVTSETTSGTSVTTTTTHISKVVRSGSSETRVEKRIVITADSEMDQEKEKDSGASAL; encoded by the exons A TGGCAACCATGACAACAGAGGCGAGTGCGGTGAGCGAGGCAGACACTGAAGGCAAGCAGAAGGCGAGCAGTGCTGAACCTGAACCTGAGAACGAGCAGAATCCAGAGGCGGCCGCATCTGAGCCAGAGGGCGAGCCGTCCAACAAGGAAGTCCCAGCACCGCCCACTAAACCAATAACTGTCGATGCAGCAACCTCTCCAGATGAGGATCTTAAGCCCAGGACCCGCACATCGGCAGGAAAGGGCCTATCACGTCTCTTCTCCAATTTTCTGAAGCGCCGTTCCCAGTGCTCGGAAGGAGAAGGATTTGAGGTGGAGAAAGCCAAGGAGGAGAAGGCAGACAAAGAAGACATAGGggaaaaatcagaagaagaaaaggagactgtgaaaggggaggaggaggagaaagataAACCAGAGGAAGCACAGTCTGAGGAGAAAGACAAGAATGAAGAACATGTAGATAAGaaagaggaaataaagaaaacagaagaaaaacttgAGAAAAAAGGcagcaagaagaaaaagaaagaagctaAGAAAAAAGCTGATGAAAAAGGGACAGATAAAGTGAAGTCCTCCgaggagaaaaaagaagaagaggtgaAAAAAGAGGAAGGGGAAACGGAAAAGGTGGAAGAAGTTGACGAAAAAGGTGAAGAAAGTTCAGAgacaaaagaggaagaaaagaaaaccagTGAAGCAAAAGATAAGGGGGCAGTTGCTgcaaaagaggaagaaaaagttGACAAGAAGCtggtgaagaaaaaagaaaaagaggaaaaggtaaagaagaaggaagaggagaaggctaaaaagaaagcagaagaggaagaaaaactaagaaagaaggaagaggaaaaggaaaagaagaaagaagaggaaaaagcaCGAGAGGCAGAAAAGCttaagaagaaagaggaggaaaagactaaaaagaaggaagaggaagaaaaggcaaaagaggaaaagaaaaagaaagaagaggagaaatTAAAGGAGTCAAAAaggaaagaagaggagaaattaaaagagacaaagaagaaagaagaggagaaatCAAAGGAAGcaaaaaagagagaagaggagaaatcAAAGGAAGcaaaaaagagagaagaggagaaatcaaaggaagcaaaaaagaaagaagaggagaaatcaaaggaaacaaaaaagaaagaagaggagaaatcaaaggaggcaaagaagaaagaagaggagaaatcaaaggaaacaaaaaagaaggaagaggaaaagGACACTGATCcaaaaaagaaagaggagaaaGCAACTGAGgcaaaaaagaaagaggaaaagggAACTGATTcgaaaaaggaggaaaaagtaACCGATTcaaagaagaaggaagaaaagggtggggtggaaaaaaagaaggagccagagaagacagaagaaaaacagaagagtggaaagaaaaaagataaaggaaagaacaaaggaaaaaaagaggaaaagcaATCAAAGGGTTCTAGTGAGGAGCAAGTGAAAGCGCCAATAGCTGCTCCTGAGCCAGAGttgaaaacagaaccagaaaCCGACCAGGTTCCTGATCAGCAGTCAACAAGCAGCGCTGACGCACAC GCGGCTCCAGGGGAGCAGAAAGAAGCTGCAGACAAGAAGGATTCTGACGCCATTGAAGAAGTAAAGGAAGAGGAGTCGGAGAAAAAAGAAGACGAGTCTgaagaacaggaggaggaggcagacacGAAGGAGTCCTCTGAGGAGAAAACTAAAAAGCCTGCTAAGGAGAAGActgagaagaaggtggaggacaaAGGCTCCAAGAAGTTGAAAACCATGCAGTGCAAAGTCACTTTGCTGGATGACGCGGTGTACGAGTGCGAGCTGGAT AAACATGCGAAAGGCCAGGAGCTCTTCATTAAAGTGTGCGACCATCTCAACCTGCTGGAGAAGGACTACTTCAGCCTTGCTCACTGGGAAACACCGACCAGCAAG ACATGGCTGGATCCCACCAAAGAGATCCGGAAACAGGTTCCTGGTGCTGTCTACGATCTTACGTTCAACATAAAGTTCTACCCTCCAGATCCTTCTCAGCTCACGGAGGACCTCACCAG GTACTATCTGTGTCTCCAGCTGCGGAAGGACATCATGCTCGGAGTCCTTCCTTGTTCCTTTGTCACGCTGTCCCTCCTGGGCTCCTACACGGCACAGTCAGAGCTTGGCGAGTACGACCCAGAAGTCCATGGCCCAGACTATGTGAAGGAACTCAGTCTGGCACCAGGGCAGAGCAAGGAACTGGAGGACAAGGTGATGGAGCTGCATCGCACCTATAG GTCGATGAGTCCTGCCCAGGCCGACTTGCTGTTTTTGGAAAACGCCAAGAAACTTGCCATGTATGGTGTTGACCTGCATCAAGCCAAG GATCTTGACGGGGTAGACATCACACTCGGGGTTTGCTCGAGCGGACTCATGGTTTACAAAGACAAACTGAGAATCAACCGATTCCCTTGGCCTAAGGTCCTCAAGATTTCTTACAAACGCAGCAGCTTCTTCATCAAGATCCGGCCATCTGAG CAAGAGCAGTATGAAAGCACCATTGGTTTCAAACTTCCCAACTACAAAGCCTCCAAGAAGCTGTGGAAAGTTTGTGTCGAGCATCACACGTTCTTCAG GGTTTCAACGATTGAGCCTCCATCATCACGGCGCTTCTTAGTCTTGGGCTCCAAGTTCCGATACAGCGGCCGCACTCAAGCCCAGACTCGCCAGGCCAGCTCCATGATCGACCGACCTGCCCCCAGATTCACCCGCTCGGCTAGCAAGCGCCTGTCCCGTAACCTCGACGGAG AAGAGACACTCCATTTGTTGCAGCAACTTGAGGGACCTCGCAGGTGTGAGGTTGATGACTGGGCCCAGATTTTGGGTTTGGATAAACCACAGGCTTTCTTTGACTCTCCAG CCAGAAGGACGCAGGCTTATGTTCTGCAAGGGGACGAGAGGCAGTCTTTTCAGAGTGAGTCCTGGCAGGGCACTGGCTCTCTGATCCTTACCCAGGCCGGCTCTCAGCCCTGGCTGTTGACAAAAGAAGAGTGGCCTTCCTTGCTCCAGCGACTTCCTCCTTTCCGTTTTGTGCCACATTTCAGTTTAGCGAAGCAACCAG TTGATTCCACTTCGGCAAGTTTGAGCTCAGTGGACAGATTACTGCAACCCTCACTGCAACAGCAGGACGACTGGCTTGGCTACTTCGACAACAAAGCTCCAT CAGGCGACACGCCCCCAGAagaaggtttaatggcagaagaGCAAGAGGAGTCGAGGCAGCAGCTGATCGACAGACTTCAGGAAACTGTGCTTTTGGTGGATGCCTTGACCGAGCAAGAAGAATTGGAAAGGAGTTTGAGGGAAGTGAAGGATCTGGAGGAGAGACTTCAAGGGATGGACCAGCTGGCAGAGAGAATTCAGGATATAATAGAACAGGAATTAGGGAAGGAGGAGATCGCCAAGTGGAGGGAGAAAGATAATGAAGGGTTAATTCAGGCTCCAGATAAGGATGAAGCTGTTACACAAACAGTGGTGACAAAATCCTCTGTGGctgcagatgaggaggaagagccgATAAAGCAAGCGTTTTTAATAGATCCGTTACTGGAGGATGCCCTGGTAGCACAGGCCAAAAAGAAGAGCGCAGTGGAGGAGAAAGATGTTCTGATGGCTGATAACTTGAGGGACAGGCGATATCATGTGGAGCAGGAGAAGGTTGAGGAGGAGGCAAAGGTGGAGAAGGAGATTGTGATGGATGACATCTTCAGAGACAAGCAACGGCAGGCTGAGGAGGAATGGCAAGACCAAGTGAAAAAGAGTGGTTTGTCAGATGTTAGTGGCTCCTCTGTTATTGACCAGTCTGTGATGGCAAAGAGAGTGGAAGAGGTGGATGAGTTAGAAGAGCAGATAAAGCTTGTGTTTTTAAAGGATTTGTTGGTAGAAGATGAACCGAAAGAGAGAGAAGCCATGAAGGATACCAgtgtggaggagaaagaacttgTTAAGGATGTCATCTTAAAAGACAAGTTACGCCAGATTGAGGAGGAGGCCAACACAGAGAAACAAGTTTTGATGGAGGAGAAAGACAAGTATGAGAGTGTCACAGTGGAGAGAGTGGTTCTGATGGTTGATGACTTAAGAGACAAGCTGGGTCAAGTGGACCAGGAAAGCGAAAGGATGGTGAACCCTATGGTGGAGAGAAGGGTTGTAATGTATGATAGCCTGACAGACAAAGGACGTCAGATGGAGGAGGGCAAGACGGAGAGTATCGTGCCAAAAACAGAGGATCTGATGGGTGATGGTTTAAGAGACGAGCTGCAACTGGTTGAGGGGGAGAAATTCAAGGAGGAGGGCATCACTGTGGAGCGAGTGGTTCTGATGGGGGATATCTTAACAGACAAGCCAGGTTTGATGTTTGATGGTTTAACCGATGAAGTAAGTCCGAGGGAGGAGGGCAAGATGGCGAGTAACACTGAGGAAAAGGTTCAAGAGGAACTGGAAAAGAGTGGTCTCTCAGGTGTCGGTGCCACCTCTCTTACCTACCAGTCGATGATGAAAAGGAAAGTTACCATTGTAGATGAAAAGATTTCTTCACTGGAAGATTATGACATTGTTGAGCTGTCCGGggtcatgtctgaggaggatctGGGTAATTTGGCTCAGATCTGGGTCAGGACAGAAATGACTCAGCAGAGAAATGAGGAAGTTTCAGTCGCAGTGAAGTCGGAATATCCATTGCAGCTTGGACAACAAGACGAGTGGTTTGTCCTTTTCGATCGAACTCCTTACCAAGCCATCGACTGGCCAATAG TTACGAGTGTGAGGcctgctgaagtggaggagaaacagTACACTGTGTCAGCGTATGCAAAGTCAACAGTCAAGGAAGAACAGAGTGTAACGGTGGTGAATATTCTTGGGACAGACGAAATCCAGAGCATGCCAAAAAATGTCCTTTCACAGGCTAATATGGACGGATCTGATGACTGGCATGTGTTGCTGGATACTGTTGCCAGAGACACTTCATATGTACAACCAG TTGCGTGGGGTGGCAGAGAACAGAAGACACAAAGTGTCAAAACCGCAACTGAAAAAGCTAGCAAGCAAGTTGTAACTGAAGAGATTAAAGGCGACCACCCACGATGGCTTCCTCAAGCTCCTGTGGAAGAAAGAGATGATGATTGGTTTCTTTTGCTAGCTGTTGTTCCAAAAGTCACGTTTGATGTAGAACCAG TTACCTCAAGAGAAAGGTACCAGATGGACACAGGAAGTATTGTCGCTGCGACTGGCAGCACGGTGGAAAAGCAGATTAGAGAAGTTGTATTTGAAGAGAGGGAGATTACTGACAACCCTCTGAGATGGCTTCCTTCAATCCCCCGGCCACCAGTCGAACAGAGGGAGGATGACTGGTTCAAACTGCTGGATTATATGGCAAGAGAAACGCGTTATATCGCACCAG TGAAGTCTGTGACTTTCGATGAGGTGGTGACCATAATAAAAGCAGTGGAgcggaaagaagaaaaagagattGATGTGAAAGAAAGAGTAGCAGTATATCAGCAGCAGGCCATTGCTCTACCACAGTCTGTTCTCACGACAGCGGATGACTGGTTTTTGCTGCTGGCTGTCCCTCCCCACAAGCCTTTGTTTGTCCCGCCAG CCTCAATTGCAACTCAAGTGTTTCCCCAAGAAGAAAGTGTTTCATCGGTGGCTGAATCTGAGATAGTGTTGGTTCAGGAGGGGGACGCAAAGCCCAGCAAAACTGTGATCAAAACTACCCAAGAACAAGATGTTGAAACAAGAGAGCTAGCTTCCATAGCACCAG TATTCTCAAAAACTCTGCTGAATCCTGTTGAAGAGGTTTTGAGCAGAGAGTTTCTGTTGTCGGACCGAGGACAGCCATCCAAACCGGTGACGGTGAGGGATGATGACTGGTTTCTTCTGTTTGATGTGCGTCAGGACGAAGCTGTGGAGAAACCGTCAG TTTCTTCTGCTAGAATTCCTCCAGGGATAAGGATGACAGCTGAAGTTGATGTGACAACAGCTGAGGCTGAAAAGTGGACAAAGATAATTACTGTGAACGGCTGGCAAGATGAAGCCTGTCGTCCTGAAGCGAAGGCACAGTCTATTTCAGGAAGATCAGAGGGAAAAGATGATGACTGGTCTCTGATGTTCGATGCGTCTCGAGAGCCTGTGTTCCTACCAGCAG TTTTCAGTCCAGTTGTTTACAATATAAAATCCAAGCAGAAGTCTACTATCCAGGAAGTCAGGCCTCCTTTAAAGGcaatggagaaaagagaggtgCAACCAAGAAGGCTCAGTGACGACTGGTTTGTCCTGCTGGATGTTGCTGGTAAAATGCCAG CCTTTCCTGCTCAAGCTAGGACATCTGAAATGAGAGAGTTAAAAGTCAGAACTCAGCAAAGCATTGTTATAAAGGACCAGGTGCAGATGCCATCACGTCATTCTGTGAGACAAGTGGAGGATGATTGGTTTACTGTTCTGGACGTAGCACAGGAGCAATCAG TTTCCGTCCCAGTGCCAGTCCTACTCCCAACGCAGGCGAAAGTGTCTGATGCCAAATCCTGGACTCCCATGATAAGGCCAGAGTTTGAGAGGATGATTGTGGAGGAGCGACAGCCTTTCAAACACACTCATGTGCATGCTGACTGGTTTGTTCTACTAGATGTTGCTCCTAAAGAGTCAG TTGCTGTTACTCAGAGGGGCACCCGTCCTGTCAGCGCTCCAGTCTTCTCACAAGCTGCCCTGATAGAAGCGGGCATCCCCATGGCTCCATTAGAGCAGCCTCAGACATCGACTCCCATCAAGACTGTCATCAAGGAGGAGCAGACTCTGGAGGAAACCGTGGAGGGTGTCGAGTCTTCCAAAACTGAAGTCAAG TCGGCAGCATGCAGGGAACAGATTGAAGTGATGTCTGCCATCAATGGGGACCATCAG TCTGAGGTGACGACCACGGATGTGGTGCGAATGCGAAAG GAATTTGATAAGCCTCAAGAGGACCTGCTGCGGCATCATGCCAGCATCAGCGAGCTGAAGCGGAACTTCATGGAGTCCATGCCGGAGTCCAAACCCAGCGAGTGGGACAAGCGCCTGTCCACTCACTCTCCATTCCGCACTCTGGGTGTGAACGGTCAGCCTCTGCCCAGTGCTGATGGG AGTGTTAGATCCattcctggttctggttctgagaCAAAGGCTGTGCACGTGGAACCCATCGACAGTTTGGACATTACCAGTCCGACTCCAGAGGTCCACATGGTTCCTGTTGCAGAACAGTCATGTGATCTGGAGGACATTATTGAAACGCCCGTGGTTCCGGTTGCGGAGGTGGATGTGGCACTTCCAGCCCTCGACATCACAGTTAAATCCTTAGGTGATAAGCAGGAGGAGGGGTCAGATCCTGGATTGTCGGGGAGCTCCGAAAGGATAGTCGGCTCTGCCTCGTATTTCACAAGTGAAGGTCCACGGGTCGTGCGATGCTCCCAG CCCCCTCTGGTGGAGACCCAAACAGTCACCATCACAGCAGTGTCCAACTCCTCTTCCAGTGTCATCTCCACCACAGAGGTCCCTATCGTGTCCACCCAGACCGTCACCTATGAGTCTTCAAAG GTCAAAGGTGAGGGCTCAGAGGAGGACAAGGACTGCTCGAGCGTGTCCACTTCTGTGACGTCTGAGACGACCAGCGGCACATCGGTCACCACCACAACCACACACATCTCGAAG GTGGTGAGAAGCGGCTCTTCTGAGACCCGCGTGGAGAAGAGAATCGTCATCACAGCCGACTCTGAGATGGACCAAGAGAAG GAAAAAGACAGCGGAGCATCTGCGTTGTAA